The Synechocystis sp. PCC 7509 genome includes a window with the following:
- a CDS encoding N-acetylmuramoyl-L-alanine amidase produces MFNGFSRHQISRTTGTFIAGTATLIATMFYIYADSAKADLNYEQYGNWNGYKVYLSPARHSNAGGRGECKGKNENTMAFNVALRATSGSYYNGQPNRTASGRNLRARGYKVRIGNGTLRSAIANSNAWGADLHIPIHSNADIAEQCNRTSANSFGTLTIHYNNSSRGLAFANKLRELIGSSSPGTRDTTCKNPGHPCTAINLGELRETNAVAAYVEAEYHTWNRGVSWLENPSWPWRIGYAVDSFLNYP; encoded by the coding sequence ATGTTTAATGGTTTCTCGCGGCATCAAATTTCAAGGACAACTGGTACTTTCATTGCAGGTACAGCAACTCTCATAGCAACTATGTTTTACATTTACGCTGACAGTGCCAAGGCAGACTTGAACTATGAACAGTACGGTAATTGGAACGGTTACAAAGTATATCTCTCACCAGCCCGCCATAGTAATGCTGGTGGTCGTGGTGAGTGCAAAGGTAAAAACGAAAATACTATGGCATTTAATGTTGCCTTAAGGGCAACAAGTGGGAGCTACTACAATGGTCAGCCCAACAGGACTGCAAGCGGTCGGAACCTGCGTGCTCGGGGCTATAAAGTGCGGATTGGTAACGGAACGCTTCGATCGGCAATTGCTAATTCTAATGCTTGGGGAGCAGATTTACACATCCCCATACACAGTAATGCTGACATAGCTGAACAGTGTAATCGAACTAGCGCGAACAGCTTTGGTACATTAACTATTCATTATAATAATAGTTCAAGAGGGTTAGCTTTCGCTAATAAACTGCGCGAATTGATTGGTTCATCAAGCCCAGGAACCAGGGATACAACCTGTAAAAATCCCGGACATCCTTGTACAGCGATTAATCTCGGCGAACTTCGAGAAACAAATGCTGTGGCAGCATATGTAGAGGCAGAATATCATACATGGAACAGGGGGGTTAGCTGGCTAGAAAACCCCTCATGGCCATGGCGGATTGGATACGCAGTTGACTCATTTCTTAATTATCCCTAA
- a CDS encoding fatty acid desaturase family protein, giving the protein MTTTTINPNHYLQQSKPLWNIASISYALLGYLGGISLIILDSFWLNALGVILLTHSLIISAYLAHEFMHGSMFASKQSNAIAGNLMLWITGGCYATFADLMRLHIAHHVNRVDFCRFDLETFVTSLPRPVRSLLLGLEWCYFPSLAFLSRFRAMFAPFYLRDRQHERLRVSVIFLIRSTLFGVLAWISLKALVLYFVAYIAMINILRFVDAFQHTYEVFAVGSDLPKRDRAHEQANTFSNVISLRYKWLNVLLLNFGYHNAHHELMKCPWYSLPELDKELYTGDEIHYITLPELIGNYHRFRLSRIYSGQGSAVDEQGNRQLETFYGGTEVSFLVLP; this is encoded by the coding sequence ATGACAACTACAACCATCAACCCCAACCATTATTTACAGCAAAGCAAACCCCTGTGGAATATTGCATCTATCTCCTATGCTCTATTGGGTTATTTGGGGGGGATTAGTTTAATTATCCTAGATAGCTTTTGGCTAAATGCTTTGGGTGTAATTTTGCTTACCCATAGCTTGATAATTTCTGCTTATCTGGCTCACGAATTTATGCACGGTAGTATGTTCGCATCTAAACAATCTAATGCGATCGCCGGAAACTTGATGTTGTGGATTACTGGCGGCTGTTATGCTACTTTTGCGGACTTAATGCGCCTGCATATTGCCCACCATGTCAACCGCGTAGATTTTTGTCGCTTTGACTTAGAGACGTTTGTAACATCTTTACCTCGCCCTGTGCGATCGCTTTTGTTGGGTTTGGAGTGGTGCTATTTTCCCTCTTTAGCTTTTTTAAGTAGATTCCGCGCCATGTTTGCGCCTTTTTACTTGCGCGATCGCCAGCACGAACGATTGAGAGTTAGCGTAATATTCCTAATTCGCTCTACTTTATTCGGCGTTTTGGCTTGGATTTCTTTAAAAGCACTGGTTTTGTACTTTGTGGCTTACATTGCAATGATTAATATCTTACGGTTTGTGGATGCTTTTCAGCATACTTACGAAGTGTTTGCGGTGGGTTCAGATTTACCAAAACGCGATCGCGCTCACGAGCAAGCAAATACTTTTTCTAACGTTATTTCGTTGCGCTATAAATGGCTAAATGTACTTTTGCTCAATTTTGGCTATCACAACGCCCATCACGAATTAATGAAATGTCCTTGGTACAGCTTGCCCGAACTTGACAAAGAACTTTATACTGGCGACGAAATCCACTACATTACCTTACCGGAATTAATTGGCAACTACCATCGCTTTCGCTTATCGCGGATTTATTCAGGACAAGGTAGCGCCGTAGACGAGCAAGGAAACCGCCAGCTAGAGACGTTTTATGGCGGTACAGAAGTCTCATTTTTGGTATTGCCGTAA
- a CDS encoding cysteine hydrolase family protein, translating to MTLKLDLKTTALICIDLQAGVFTKEGSLTHVGTDEILPNIKRVLAAARNAKIPIIHFKEVHRKEMVDFGRELDGTEPVHCLENWASTDYYWEFAPIDGEFAIAKRRYSCFIGTDLEILLRGLKVDTLLLVGTMTNVCVHYTAADAHQKDYHFHVIEDCCAGSDWAAHWAALTAMEYLQTGARISYKDCIAALSYSEVKARSQ from the coding sequence ATGACACTTAAATTAGACTTAAAAACCACAGCTTTAATTTGTATAGATTTGCAAGCCGGAGTATTTACAAAAGAGGGTAGTTTAACCCATGTAGGTACAGATGAAATACTCCCCAACATTAAAAGAGTTTTAGCAGCAGCGCGGAATGCAAAGATCCCAATCATCCATTTTAAAGAAGTACATCGCAAAGAAATGGTAGATTTTGGCAGAGAATTAGATGGCACAGAACCAGTACATTGTTTAGAAAATTGGGCTAGTACCGATTATTACTGGGAATTTGCGCCGATTGACGGAGAATTTGCGATCGCTAAACGCCGTTATAGCTGCTTTATCGGCACAGATTTAGAAATTTTGCTGCGGGGATTAAAAGTTGATACTTTACTGCTTGTAGGTACTATGACTAACGTTTGCGTACATTATACGGCAGCCGATGCCCATCAAAAAGATTACCATTTTCATGTTATCGAAGATTGTTGTGCTGGTTCAGATTGGGCAGCACATTGGGCGGCATTAACAGCGATGGAATACCTGCAAACCGGGGCGAGAATTTCTTACAAAGATTGCATTGCTGCTTTATCTTATAGCGAAGTCAAAGCCCGATCCCAATAA
- a CDS encoding DUF433 domain-containing protein encodes MYESIEKQLIQKTLGVCGGNARIRDTRIPVWTLVSFQQQGASQEELLRNYPLLNQQDLAAAWSYYAQYPEEIDRIIADGNNHD; translated from the coding sequence ATGTACGAATCAATTGAAAAACAACTAATTCAGAAGACTTTAGGCGTTTGTGGAGGAAATGCACGGATTAGAGATACTCGTATTCCAGTTTGGACATTGGTTTCTTTTCAGCAACAAGGAGCATCTCAAGAGGAATTACTGAGAAATTATCCACTTTTAAACCAACAAGATTTAGCCGCCGCTTGGTCATATTATGCACAGTATCCAGAAGAAATTGATCGAATAATTGCTGATGGAAACAATCACGACTAA
- a CDS encoding MBL fold metallo-hydrolase: MQNPKPVCDSWFVTQKISDCLYRINEHHYWEWNRANLWLIKGETQDLLIDTGLGVASLRQHIAGLIDKPLLAIASHIHYDHAGGIHEFDNIAIHPAEAEALRQGDAYAALCAPEYNGVLDEHFAQLPYPGFTVSQYTFNAVEPTVLLQEGDILDLGSRAFEVLHLPGHSPGSIALYDRQSQELFSGDIVYDGDLLDLLPGSDIPTYINTYERLQKLPVDTVYPGHYHSFGKERLQELMADYLEAKRQPGCPSEIINSLAESK; the protein is encoded by the coding sequence ATGCAAAATCCTAAACCTGTCTGCGATTCCTGGTTTGTAACCCAAAAAATTAGCGACTGTTTGTATCGCATTAACGAACATCATTACTGGGAATGGAATCGCGCTAACTTATGGCTAATTAAAGGTGAAACTCAAGACTTATTAATTGATACAGGCTTGGGTGTTGCTAGTTTGCGCCAACATATTGCAGGCTTAATTGATAAACCATTACTTGCGATCGCATCTCACATTCATTACGATCATGCGGGAGGAATACACGAATTTGATAATATTGCTATTCATCCCGCCGAAGCTGAAGCTTTAAGACAAGGAGATGCTTATGCTGCTTTGTGTGCGCCAGAATACAACGGAGTATTAGACGAACATTTTGCCCAATTGCCTTATCCTGGTTTTACCGTTTCGCAATATACTTTCAATGCGGTAGAACCAACGGTGTTATTGCAAGAAGGAGATATTTTAGACTTGGGAAGTCGCGCTTTTGAAGTATTGCACCTTCCCGGACATTCCCCAGGAAGCATTGCACTGTACGATCGCCAGAGTCAAGAATTATTTTCCGGCGATATTGTCTACGATGGCGACTTGTTGGATCTTTTACCTGGTAGCGATATTCCTACTTATATCAATACTTACGAACGTTTGCAAAAGCTACCTGTAGACACAGTATATCCTGGTCACTATCATAGTTTTGGTAAAGAAAGACTGCAAGAATTAATGGCTGATTACTTGGAAGCAAAACGTCAACCTGGTTGTCCATCAGAAATAATTAACAGTCTCGCAGAGAGTAAATAA
- a CDS encoding LmeA family phospholipid-binding protein translates to MFAGLTGSTTPTGTDWGERMLNSVASKTIRHLLTQSESIEVSVRCYPSSKLLQGSIDNFKMNGRGLAIRKDFLVEEMSFETDAVALDFGSVLGGKLKLKQPTQAVAEVKLSEAGINHAFNAELVKKRLLNLDVPSLTELSGGEPVSFSEVQVELLPNNQVKILAKADLKGEELVPISMTATLAVERRRRVAFNNPQFTTDLASEAQKEISKALAIAFAEILDNMVDLDRFDLDGVTLRINRLETSGKQLIFSGYAQIERIPNSP, encoded by the coding sequence ATGTTCGCTGGACTAACTGGCTCAACTACTCCTACTGGCACTGATTGGGGAGAGCGAATGCTCAACAGCGTCGCCAGCAAAACAATTCGTCATTTGTTGACTCAAAGTGAGTCAATAGAAGTTTCTGTGCGTTGCTACCCATCCAGCAAGTTGTTACAGGGCAGTATAGACAACTTTAAAATGAACGGTCGGGGCTTGGCAATTCGCAAAGATTTTTTAGTCGAGGAAATGTCCTTTGAAACCGATGCTGTAGCCCTAGACTTTGGCTCGGTACTAGGCGGAAAACTGAAGTTAAAGCAGCCAACTCAAGCAGTGGCGGAAGTAAAATTGTCTGAAGCGGGTATCAACCATGCTTTTAATGCAGAGTTGGTAAAAAAACGCCTACTCAATCTAGATGTACCCAGTTTGACGGAACTATCAGGGGGCGAACCTGTTTCTTTTAGCGAGGTACAAGTTGAACTTTTGCCTAATAACCAAGTAAAAATCTTAGCAAAAGCAGATTTAAAGGGCGAAGAATTAGTACCAATTAGCATGACTGCAACTCTAGCTGTAGAGCGACGGCGGCGAGTAGCATTTAATAACCCGCAGTTTACAACCGATCTTGCTTCAGAGGCGCAAAAAGAGATATCTAAGGCATTGGCGATCGCGTTTGCAGAAATTTTAGATAATATGGTCGATCTTGACCGCTTCGATCTCGATGGTGTAACGCTACGGATTAATCGACTAGAAACAAGCGGAAAACAGCTAATTTTTAGCGGCTACGCCCAAATAGAGCGCATACCTAATAGTCCTTAA
- a CDS encoding ABC transporter ATP-binding protein, protein MLQNVNLQIYKGEFVCIVGASGCGKSTLLNMIAGLVAPTSGEIKVDDEVVLGPGSDRGMVFQSYTLYPWLTVANNISFGSKLRRLSSAQRQERVAYFLGVVGLTKYAKAYPNQLSGGMKQRCAIARALANEPEVLLMDEPFGALDCQTKEQMQLFLREMWQKTGTTICTITHDVEEAVFLSQRVYVMSAHPGKIKTEIAIALPSDRDVDIKLTPKFTDIKRQIIYSLRDC, encoded by the coding sequence ATTTTGCAAAATGTTAATTTGCAAATATACAAAGGTGAATTTGTTTGTATTGTAGGTGCGTCAGGTTGTGGTAAATCAACGCTGTTAAATATGATTGCTGGATTAGTCGCCCCCACATCGGGAGAAATTAAAGTTGATGATGAGGTAGTGTTGGGTCCAGGATCGGATCGCGGGATGGTATTTCAAAGCTATACACTCTATCCTTGGCTAACTGTAGCGAACAATATTAGTTTTGGTTCTAAGTTGCGCCGTTTATCTTCAGCACAGCGTCAAGAAAGAGTTGCTTATTTTTTGGGCGTTGTCGGTTTAACTAAGTATGCGAAAGCGTATCCCAATCAACTGTCTGGAGGAATGAAACAACGCTGCGCGATCGCACGGGCTTTAGCAAATGAACCAGAAGTATTGTTAATGGACGAACCTTTTGGGGCTTTAGACTGTCAAACTAAAGAGCAAATGCAGCTATTTTTAAGGGAAATGTGGCAAAAAACCGGGACAACAATTTGCACAATTACCCACGATGTAGAAGAAGCAGTGTTTTTATCTCAGCGCGTTTATGTGATGAGCGCTCATCCTGGCAAAATTAAAACAGAAATTGCGATCGCATTACCATCCGATCGAGACGTAGATATTAAGCTAACTCCCAAGTTCACCGACATTAAGCGTCAAATTATTTACTCTCTGCGAGACTGTTAA
- a CDS encoding ABC transporter substrate-binding protein codes for MAYTDMSLGADAIVVNPSIKSIGEIAGKRTSVEVGTVGHLLFLKALEKGGITKDKVAVVNQSADAAIASLIANRTDVAYAYEPFVSQAVASGKGKVIFSSKDIPGLVPDLMVVQQSALDRQPESIQKMLDVWYKTLAYRQTNMDEVLPIEAKQAGVSVKDYQSLLTGFKWLTPTEASAMFQPGTTAQSLVFNAEDVSSLMLKEKLITKPLPPITELIDDRFLKKTITQ; via the coding sequence ATGGCTTATACAGATATGTCTTTGGGAGCAGATGCGATCGTTGTTAATCCCTCAATTAAGTCTATAGGCGAAATTGCCGGGAAGCGAACATCGGTAGAAGTGGGAACTGTCGGGCATTTATTATTTTTGAAAGCTTTAGAAAAAGGCGGGATTACCAAAGATAAAGTTGCTGTTGTCAATCAATCGGCTGATGCTGCGATCGCATCCTTAATTGCAAACAGAACCGATGTTGCTTACGCCTACGAGCCTTTTGTTAGTCAAGCGGTGGCTTCAGGGAAAGGTAAAGTTATTTTTTCTAGCAAAGATATTCCGGGTTTAGTTCCTGATTTGATGGTTGTACAGCAATCGGCACTCGATAGGCAACCAGAATCAATCCAAAAAATGTTAGATGTTTGGTACAAAACCCTCGCCTACCGCCAAACAAACATGGATGAAGTATTGCCCATTGAGGCGAAACAAGCGGGGGTAAGTGTCAAAGATTATCAAAGCTTGCTGACAGGGTTTAAATGGCTGACTCCTACAGAAGCAAGCGCCATGTTTCAACCAGGTACAACAGCGCAGTCTTTAGTATTTAACGCCGAAGATGTTTCAAGTTTGATGTTGAAAGAGAAATTGATTACCAAACCATTACCGCCAATTACCGAACTAATCGACGATCGCTTTTTGAAAAAAACTATCACTCAATAA
- a CDS encoding DUF5615 family PIN-like protein — protein sequence METITTKFYANENFPLNIVIELRQLGYDVLTSQEAEQANQAISDENVLKFAKETGLVVVTLNREDFITLHKHDQNYSGIIIGKEDRDYKGQAEAIHRFISNEQKSLQGRLIRIKKQNQKGASTQAFVVQEY from the coding sequence ATGGAAACAATCACGACTAAGTTTTATGCTAACGAAAATTTTCCTTTAAATATAGTTATAGAACTACGTCAACTTGGGTATGATGTGCTGACTTCTCAGGAAGCCGAACAAGCCAATCAAGCGATTAGCGACGAGAATGTTTTGAAGTTTGCCAAAGAAACAGGGCTTGTTGTTGTCACACTTAACCGAGAAGATTTTATTACTTTGCACAAACACGATCAAAATTATAGCGGTATTATTATCGGTAAGGAAGACCGCGATTATAAAGGACAAGCTGAGGCAATACATAGATTTATTTCAAACGAGCAAAAATCTTTGCAGGGTAGGTTAATTAGGATTAAAAAGCAAAATCAAAAAGGTGCTTCAACTCAAGCTTTTGTCGTCCAAGAATACTAA
- a CDS encoding ABC transporter substrate-binding protein, which produces MTIKTTAWTRRQTLLLMAGLSGSLALNACQKRSQSTETETTSTKLISANSGSTLWIGYTPLYIALEKGFFQEAGLNLSHKDFSAASDLQAAFGAGRLDAIALATPAAVTLKSKGVDYRVVLVADNSLGGDGILARNSVTDIKDFKGKNVAVEIGEVSHFLLLQVLNNAGLSANDVKITNATPDAAAIAYQAGRTDIAVTYSPFLQKANANQKDGRIIIDTSAMPTAIIDLYLFSNKFIEVNPAGVEGFNKGIFKAIDFMKTNKSEALAITGKRLQISPEEAEAQLKGVGLIDLPTNVKMLSDTKSDIYLLNHLNEVSEFLIEQKQVSQPPDITKILEPKFLKA; this is translated from the coding sequence ATGACAATTAAAACAACAGCCTGGACGCGCCGCCAAACACTTTTGTTGATGGCTGGGTTATCGGGTAGTTTGGCATTAAATGCTTGCCAAAAGCGATCGCAATCTACCGAAACAGAGACAACTTCAACAAAACTTATTTCCGCAAATTCAGGTAGTACGCTATGGATTGGTTATACACCGCTATATATTGCTTTAGAAAAAGGTTTTTTTCAAGAGGCGGGATTAAATCTCAGTCACAAAGACTTTAGTGCTGCTTCAGATTTACAAGCCGCTTTTGGTGCGGGGAGATTAGATGCTATAGCTTTAGCAACACCAGCAGCAGTAACTTTAAAATCAAAAGGTGTAGATTATCGCGTAGTTTTGGTAGCAGATAATTCTTTGGGTGGAGATGGAATTTTGGCTCGTAATAGCGTGACGGATATTAAAGATTTTAAAGGTAAAAATGTGGCAGTAGAAATAGGAGAAGTTAGCCATTTTTTGTTGCTGCAAGTTTTAAATAATGCGGGATTAAGTGCAAATGATGTCAAAATTACTAATGCTACACCCGATGCTGCGGCTATAGCTTATCAAGCAGGGCGAACAGATATTGCTGTAACTTATTCTCCATTTTTGCAAAAGGCAAATGCTAACCAAAAAGACGGCAGAATTATCATTGATACTTCTGCAATGCCTACCGCAATTATTGATTTATATTTGTTTAGTAACAAGTTTATTGAGGTAAATCCCGCCGGGGTAGAAGGGTTTAATAAAGGGATTTTTAAGGCAATAGATTTTATGAAAACAAATAAATCTGAGGCTTTGGCGATTACTGGAAAACGTCTGCAAATTAGCCCAGAGGAAGCAGAAGCCCAACTCAAAGGAGTGGGATTAATAGATTTACCTACTAATGTAAAAATGTTGAGCGATACTAAAAGCGATATTTATTTACTTAATCATCTAAATGAAGTATCAGAGTTTTTAATAGAACAAAAGCAAGTTTCTCAACCACCAGATATTACAAAAATCTTAGAGCCAAAATTTCTAAAAGCTTAA
- a CDS encoding ABC transporter permease — protein MTKTLSLPKEGYLQPSVFWSIRQEFPRWLSILLSTTAIAIPLITWAIISYAGLVTPLFLPTPTAVIEAGTRMLLEENLIVDIFASSVRVAAGFIVAAIIGVPIGILMGTFHSMQSLFSPIVGTVRYMPVVAFVPLIIIWIGLGEEAKTLIIFLGVVLYNAMMVADAVKFIPDEMINVAYTLGMNRRDVLFRVIVPGVFPSILDTLRVNISGAWNYLVIAELIASQNGLGFKIIQAQRFLQTDKVLFCIGVIGFIGLVIDFGLKYLSKILTPWAERVRG, from the coding sequence ATGACAAAAACACTTTCTCTACCCAAAGAAGGCTATCTTCAACCTTCGGTATTTTGGAGTATTCGCCAAGAGTTTCCCCGATGGTTAAGTATATTACTCTCAACAACTGCGATCGCAATTCCCTTAATTACTTGGGCAATTATTAGTTACGCCGGATTAGTAACACCGCTTTTTTTACCTACACCTACCGCCGTAATTGAAGCCGGAACTAGAATGTTGTTGGAAGAAAACCTAATAGTCGATATTTTTGCTAGTAGTGTGCGCGTTGCTGCGGGTTTTATTGTTGCGGCTATTATTGGCGTACCAATAGGGATTTTAATGGGGACTTTTCATAGTATGCAAAGCCTATTTAGTCCGATAGTTGGTACGGTAAGATATATGCCCGTTGTTGCTTTTGTACCCCTAATTATTATTTGGATTGGCTTAGGAGAAGAAGCAAAAACTTTAATTATCTTCCTTGGGGTTGTCCTTTACAATGCTATGATGGTAGCCGATGCTGTTAAGTTTATTCCTGATGAAATGATTAATGTTGCCTACACATTAGGAATGAATCGCCGAGATGTTTTATTTAGAGTCATAGTGCCGGGTGTATTTCCTAGTATTTTAGATACATTGCGAGTCAATATATCTGGCGCATGGAATTATTTAGTAATTGCCGAATTAATTGCGTCTCAAAATGGCTTAGGTTTCAAAATTATTCAAGCACAGCGATTTCTACAAACAGATAAAGTTTTATTTTGCATTGGCGTTATTGGATTTATTGGTTTAGTGATAGATTTTGGATTGAAATACTTATCTAAAATTCTCACTCCTTGGGCAGAAAGAGTACGGGGATAA
- a CDS encoding DMT family transporter, whose translation MTKSRSGSIFALATALCFGLTVPLSKLLLDDIEPWMLAGILYLGGGLGLLPIYYFRNLLHPSKENLRQKDWRWLGGSILAGGLTAPVLLTIGLTTTSATVGSLLLNFEGVFTALLAWTVFKERWNLQVFLGIVAITCGGIFLSYTEHTNVGLSWGALAILGTCLSWAMDSNLTNKIATRDPFQISVLKSGIAGLINVAIALAIGQTLPPLSTLLAALAVGFISSGLTYVCFVLALRQLGAAQTGAYFALSPFVGATISVVFLGEQITQVLVISAVLMAIGVGLCLQAPQSNHS comes from the coding sequence GTGACAAAATCTCGTTCTGGCTCGATATTCGCCCTAGCAACCGCTCTCTGCTTTGGTCTTACTGTTCCGCTTTCCAAGTTATTGTTGGACGATATAGAGCCTTGGATGTTAGCGGGGATTCTGTATTTGGGTGGAGGATTAGGTTTATTGCCAATTTATTATTTTCGCAATTTACTACACCCCTCCAAAGAGAATTTGCGTCAAAAAGATTGGCGCTGGTTGGGTGGTTCAATTTTAGCTGGCGGATTAACAGCCCCGGTATTACTAACAATTGGACTTACTACAACTTCTGCAACGGTAGGTTCGTTACTGCTCAATTTTGAAGGAGTTTTTACAGCGCTTTTAGCATGGACTGTTTTTAAAGAACGTTGGAATTTACAGGTTTTTTTAGGAATAGTAGCAATTACCTGTGGGGGAATTTTTCTTTCTTACACAGAACATACTAATGTAGGGCTATCTTGGGGAGCGTTGGCAATTTTGGGAACTTGTTTAAGTTGGGCAATGGATAGTAATTTAACTAATAAAATAGCTACGCGCGATCCATTTCAAATTTCTGTACTTAAAAGCGGGATAGCTGGCTTAATTAATGTTGCGATCGCACTGGCGATCGGACAAACTCTACCACCTTTATCTACTTTACTTGCAGCCTTAGCAGTTGGCTTTATTTCCTCTGGGTTAACCTATGTCTGCTTTGTTCTCGCCTTACGCCAACTAGGTGCAGCCCAAACCGGAGCATATTTCGCTCTTTCTCCCTTTGTAGGAGCAACAATTTCTGTTGTCTTTCTCGGCGAACAAATCACCCAAGTATTAGTAATTTCAGCCGTTTTGATGGCAATAGGCGTAGGATTATGTTTGCAAGCACCTCAATCGAATCATTCTTAA
- a CDS encoding Uma2 family endonuclease, with translation MLLELRQLRIQPGQQLLLEDVSWQQFENILAELGEHRAARISYSYNYLEIIVPLPEHEKAKEIIGDIVKILLNELSINYDALGSTTLKSEKMSQGVEPDSCFYIQNQAAVIGKNRLNLSVDPAPDLAIEIDLTSRTQLDNYQILGVPELWRYGKQGLQINVLQGGKYVESKFSPTFPDVPIIELVNQSVQQSQVIGSSQAIQAFRNWLRNNK, from the coding sequence ATGCTTTTAGAGTTAAGACAATTGAGGATTCAACCAGGACAGCAACTATTACTTGAAGATGTTAGTTGGCAGCAATTTGAAAATATTTTGGCGGAATTGGGAGAACATCGCGCTGCCAGAATTTCCTATAGTTATAATTACTTAGAAATCATAGTTCCCTTGCCCGAACATGAAAAAGCCAAAGAAATTATTGGCGATATAGTCAAAATTTTACTAAATGAACTCAGTATTAATTATGATGCTTTAGGCTCAACTACTCTAAAAAGTGAAAAAATGAGTCAGGGAGTAGAACCAGATAGTTGTTTTTATATTCAAAATCAAGCGGCAGTTATTGGTAAAAATCGCCTAAATTTGAGTGTAGATCCAGCCCCAGACTTAGCCATAGAAATTGATTTAACTTCTCGGACGCAATTAGATAATTACCAAATTTTGGGAGTACCAGAACTTTGGCGATATGGAAAACAAGGCTTACAAATTAATGTCTTGCAAGGTGGAAAATATGTAGAGTCAAAATTTAGTCCTACTTTTCCAGATGTACCAATAATTGAGCTAGTAAATCAATCCGTCCAACAAAGTCAAGTGATTGGTAGCAGCCAAGCAATTCAAGCTTTTAGAAATTGGCTACGGAATAATAAGTAA